A DNA window from Stutzerimonas stutzeri contains the following coding sequences:
- a CDS encoding DUF2231 domain-containing protein, translated as MTVITHRTQTTTHSISRHVPNPLHGTLLAGTVPLFLGAMLSDIAYFKTYEIQWSNFSAWLIAGGLVFCGLALLFAAANLIRAQHRKGRPLAYFILLLAAWLLGFINALEHAKDAWATMPLGLVLSVIVTVLACAATWLGLSNLRDGGEA; from the coding sequence GTGACCGTTATCACCCACCGCACGCAAACCACCACCCACAGCATCTCCCGCCACGTACCCAACCCGCTGCATGGGACGTTGCTTGCGGGCACCGTGCCGCTGTTTCTTGGCGCCATGTTGAGCGACATCGCCTACTTCAAGACTTATGAGATTCAGTGGAGCAACTTCTCCGCCTGGCTGATTGCCGGTGGGCTGGTGTTCTGCGGCTTGGCGTTGCTGTTCGCGGCGGCGAACCTGATCCGCGCGCAACACCGGAAAGGGCGACCACTGGCCTACTTCATACTGCTGCTGGCGGCCTGGCTGCTGGGCTTCATCAATGCTCTGGAGCATGCCAAGGACGCCTGGGCAACCATGCCGTTGGGCCTGGTGCTGTCGGTGATCGTTACCGTATTGGCGTGCGCCGCAACGTGGCTCGGCCTCAGCAACCTGCGCGATGGAGGTGAGGCATGA
- a CDS encoding GlxA family transcriptional regulator, which translates to MDAIRTIACLVYPDVMSLDVTGPLQVFASANVERQRQGWPAAYELLLLGEARGTVATSAGFKLVADAAWPEIDPGSLDTLLVPGGLGVTAQMHNGPLLAWLRAAEQRVRRLGSVCSGALILAEAGLFDGRKATTHWADLEALGEYAAVEVHGDSLHTFDPADSAAAHLFSSAGVTAGIDLALALVEADLGRALALSVAQRLVMFLRRPGGQTQFSPMLAAPNSAVGRLTTLLEWLPGHLGDDLSIEALAEQAHMTPRTLCRLFNQEVGMGPGRYIERLRLEAARSLLLSAEASITTVARLTGFGHPENLRRSFQKHLSVSPRDFSQRFG; encoded by the coding sequence ATGGACGCCATTCGCACCATCGCTTGCCTTGTTTATCCAGATGTCATGAGCCTGGACGTCACCGGTCCGCTGCAGGTATTTGCCTCGGCCAATGTGGAGCGGCAGCGGCAGGGTTGGCCGGCTGCTTACGAGCTTCTTCTGCTTGGTGAGGCGCGAGGCACCGTTGCCACTTCGGCGGGGTTCAAGTTGGTCGCCGATGCAGCCTGGCCCGAGATCGATCCTGGATCGTTGGATACCCTGCTGGTTCCGGGTGGCCTTGGCGTCACGGCGCAGATGCACAACGGGCCGCTGCTGGCTTGGCTTAGAGCCGCCGAGCAACGGGTGCGGCGGCTGGGGTCGGTGTGTTCCGGCGCATTGATCCTCGCCGAAGCCGGGCTGTTCGACGGGCGCAAGGCGACCACCCACTGGGCAGACCTCGAAGCCCTTGGCGAGTACGCCGCCGTAGAGGTGCATGGCGACAGTCTGCATACCTTTGACCCGGCTGATTCTGCGGCGGCGCATCTGTTCAGCTCGGCTGGCGTCACGGCGGGCATTGATCTGGCGCTGGCCCTGGTCGAGGCGGATCTTGGGCGTGCGCTGGCACTCTCGGTCGCCCAGCGGCTGGTGATGTTTTTGCGCAGGCCCGGCGGGCAGACGCAGTTCAGCCCGATGCTCGCAGCGCCCAACAGCGCAGTGGGCCGCCTGACCACGCTACTTGAGTGGCTGCCAGGTCATCTGGGTGACGATCTCTCCATCGAAGCCCTGGCCGAGCAGGCGCACATGACGCCACGCACCTTGTGCCGGCTGTTCAATCAGGAAGTCGGCATGGGGCCGGGGCGCTATATCGAGCGGCTGCGTCTGGAAGCCGCGCGCAGCTTGCTGCTGAGCGCCGAAGCCTCGATCACAACGGTGGCGCGGCTGACCGGTTTCGGGCATCCGGAAAACCTGCGGCGCAGCTTCCAGAAACACTTGTCGGTAAGCCCACGGGACTTCTCACAGCGCTTCGGCTGA
- a CDS encoding MFS transporter, with amino-acid sequence MHLLFRNPQVFRLFMAQALFWSCSMTGIILTSIVGLRLAPFPSLASLPLAVLMLGGLLALQPIAWLMQRHGRKVGFLFGALAGVLGGLISALSLRLDSFILLCLGSLLIGGYQASAMYYRFAAMEAVSETFKGRATACVIGGGVIAALVAPSLGNTARGLIDTPFAGAYLLIAALAAVGVAVLSGLSTTGTASASPSAPSRVSWRELLSRPTIRAAVLTTAAGHGLMILVMNATPLAMHGEGMDLQASGQVIQWHMLGMFLPAFIAGPLVDRLGSRMVACVGGGLLIASAVVALLGVSHWHFMVSSCLLGIGWNLMLVAGSTQLGQGHAPDERARAQGLMELSNGSVAAVMSFASGALIAQAGWAAVNIGLLPIVALVVLVQISQGYRQRQVA; translated from the coding sequence ATGCATCTACTTTTCCGCAACCCCCAGGTGTTTCGCTTGTTCATGGCTCAGGCGCTGTTCTGGTCCTGTTCGATGACCGGCATCATCCTCACTTCAATCGTCGGCCTGCGCTTGGCGCCCTTCCCGAGCCTGGCATCGTTGCCGCTCGCGGTGCTGATGCTTGGCGGCCTGCTCGCACTGCAGCCGATCGCCTGGCTCATGCAGCGCCATGGACGCAAAGTTGGCTTTCTGTTCGGCGCGCTGGCCGGTGTGCTTGGCGGGCTGATAAGCGCGCTATCGCTGCGGCTCGACAGTTTCATCCTGCTCTGCCTCGGCTCGCTGTTGATCGGCGGTTATCAGGCATCGGCCATGTACTACCGCTTTGCGGCGATGGAGGCCGTTAGCGAAACCTTCAAGGGCCGCGCCACGGCGTGTGTGATCGGCGGCGGCGTGATCGCCGCGCTGGTCGCCCCTTCGCTCGGCAATACCGCTCGCGGACTGATCGATACACCCTTCGCTGGCGCCTATCTGCTGATCGCTGCGCTGGCGGCAGTGGGTGTAGCGGTACTTTCCGGCCTCAGCACGACTGGCACGGCAAGCGCATCACCGAGCGCACCGTCGCGGGTGTCGTGGCGCGAACTGCTTTCTCGGCCGACCATCAGGGCCGCGGTGCTGACCACCGCCGCCGGTCACGGGTTGATGATTCTGGTGATGAACGCAACGCCTCTGGCGATGCATGGCGAGGGGATGGATCTACAGGCCAGCGGCCAGGTGATCCAGTGGCACATGCTCGGAATGTTCCTGCCGGCCTTCATCGCCGGGCCGTTGGTAGACCGGCTGGGCAGCCGCATGGTGGCCTGCGTGGGCGGTGGCCTGCTGATCGCAAGCGCAGTCGTCGCCCTGCTTGGCGTCAGCCACTGGCACTTCATGGTCAGCAGCTGCCTACTCGGTATCGGCTGGAACCTCATGCTCGTCGCCGGCTCGACGCAGCTGGGGCAGGGCCATGCGCCAGACGAACGCGCCCGGGCGCAGGGCTTGATGGAGCTGAGCAACGGCAGCGTCGCGGCAGTGATGTCGTTCGCCTCCGGCGCGCTGATTGCCCAGGCAGGCTGGGCGGCAGTGAACATCGGGTTACTGCCGATCGTTGCGCTGGTGGTACTGGTGCAGATTTCGCAGGGCTATCGGCAGCGGCAGGTGGCTTGA
- a CDS encoding NIPSNAP family protein, which translates to MVTCHLRYIIDPYKLKEFEYYGKLWIPLVEKFGGKHHGYFLPSEGANNVALAMFTFPSLAEYEQYREKSLQDTACIAAFKYAEETKCIISYERTFFRPAFNA; encoded by the coding sequence GTGGTTACCTGCCATCTCAGATACATAATTGACCCATATAAACTCAAAGAATTTGAATATTACGGCAAACTGTGGATTCCACTGGTTGAGAAATTCGGCGGCAAACACCACGGTTACTTCTTGCCATCAGAGGGTGCCAATAATGTTGCGCTCGCAATGTTCACATTCCCAAGCTTGGCTGAGTACGAGCAGTATCGGGAAAAGTCCCTTCAAGACACAGCCTGCATAGCTGCCTTCAAATATGCTGAAGAAACAAAGTGTATCATCAGCTATGAAAGAACTTTCTTTAGACCAGCGTTCAATGCCTAA
- a CDS encoding PQQ-dependent sugar dehydrogenase — protein sequence MKHSSALTTLAMAVLLSACGGEQDASQHYGTNPKLPEPERGLLPSMNIAEPEPWGEQVPTVPENFSVTAIATDLKIPRQTLVLPNGDILVAEGRGGNAAKLKPKDVIAGYLKAKGNTSVESGNRLTLLRDADGDGTYELQTVFAEDLNAPYGLAFHDGNLYVANQDELVRFDYQDGQTEAASPPTKVADLPSEINHHWTKALTISPDGQYLYVGIGSNSNITERGMEAEVDRALVWQVNAETGAYKPYATGLRNPTALAIQPESGQLWAVVNERDELGEDLVPDYLTSVQEGGFYGWPYAYWGQNVDDRVRPLDSDKVAASLTPDYALGSHVAALGLDFSSDVMGEQFAEGVFIGEHGSWNRKEPVGYKVIFVPFRDGRPAGEPIDFATGFRTDDGKTRGRPVGVTVDPRGALIVADDLANVVWRVTRTQ from the coding sequence ATGAAGCACTCCAGCGCACTGACCACTCTGGCCATGGCCGTACTGCTGAGCGCATGCGGTGGCGAGCAGGATGCCTCACAGCATTACGGCACCAACCCCAAGCTTCCCGAACCGGAACGCGGCCTGCTGCCCAGCATGAACATCGCCGAGCCCGAGCCCTGGGGCGAACAAGTGCCCACGGTGCCGGAGAACTTCAGCGTGACGGCGATTGCCACCGACCTGAAGATTCCGCGCCAGACCCTGGTGCTGCCCAACGGCGATATCCTTGTTGCCGAAGGCCGCGGCGGTAACGCGGCCAAGCTCAAGCCGAAGGACGTCATCGCCGGATATCTCAAGGCCAAGGGCAACACCTCGGTGGAAAGCGGCAATCGCCTGACCCTACTGCGTGATGCGGACGGTGACGGCACGTACGAGCTGCAGACCGTGTTCGCCGAAGACCTCAACGCGCCCTACGGCCTGGCCTTCCACGACGGCAATCTGTATGTCGCCAATCAGGACGAGCTTGTGCGTTTCGATTATCAGGACGGCCAGACCGAGGCCGCCAGCCCGCCGACCAAAGTGGCGGACCTGCCGTCGGAGATCAACCACCACTGGACCAAGGCCCTGACCATCAGCCCCGACGGCCAGTACCTGTATGTCGGCATCGGCTCCAACAGCAACATCACCGAGCGCGGCATGGAGGCCGAGGTCGACCGCGCGCTGGTCTGGCAGGTCAACGCCGAAACCGGCGCCTACAAACCCTACGCTACGGGGCTGCGCAACCCCACCGCACTGGCAATCCAGCCTGAGTCCGGCCAGCTCTGGGCCGTGGTCAACGAGCGCGATGAACTCGGCGAAGACCTGGTGCCGGATTATCTGACGTCGGTACAGGAAGGCGGCTTCTACGGCTGGCCGTACGCCTACTGGGGCCAAAACGTCGATGACCGCGTACGCCCACTGGACTCGGACAAGGTCGCCGCCTCGCTCACGCCGGACTACGCCCTGGGCTCGCACGTCGCCGCGCTAGGGCTGGACTTCTCATCGGACGTGATGGGCGAACAGTTCGCCGAAGGCGTATTCATCGGCGAGCATGGCAGCTGGAACCGTAAGGAACCGGTCGGCTACAAGGTGATCTTCGTACCCTTCCGCGACGGCCGCCCCGCAGGCGAGCCAATCGACTTCGCCACAGGCTTTCGCACCGACGACGGCAAGACCCGGGGCAGGCCGGTCGGCGTAACCGTCGACCCGCGCGGGGCGCTGATCGTCGCGGATGACCTGGCCAATGTCGTGTGGCGAGTGACGCGAACGCAGTAA
- a CDS encoding carboxymuconolactone decarboxylase family protein: protein MSVSKEFALFMREAPAHAKAWMQAAQALDAASALDKKTKELAYIAVLGATGNTSGIPFHVLSAKSHGASRQEVLSAVLIGLPAAGSVVIAGFLAAVEAYDGQNK, encoded by the coding sequence ATGAGCGTGTCAAAAGAATTCGCGTTATTCATGCGGGAAGCCCCGGCCCATGCCAAGGCCTGGATGCAAGCGGCGCAAGCTCTTGATGCTGCTAGCGCTCTGGACAAGAAGACCAAGGAACTAGCGTACATCGCCGTGCTGGGAGCGACAGGGAATACCTCTGGCATTCCATTTCATGTGCTTTCGGCAAAATCGCATGGTGCGTCGAGGCAGGAAGTGTTGAGTGCTGTCCTTATTGGCCTGCCTGCCGCTGGCTCGGTTGTTATTGCCGGCTTCCTTGCTGCGGTGGAGGCTTACGATGGGCAAAACAAATAA
- a CDS encoding helix-turn-helix transcriptional regulator, with protein MSALHERLPRIDGFMARPPSPVLAAYVQHFWWLEGGAATVYDEQLLHPDGASGVIFNFADPLAFDGKLHGPRALIAGPQLASSRLQLGGQVKLMGVRFRPGVGAIFLGIGLDELAGFHGADWPQPGLTTMADQLSELGHAAQQALVERELLRRLQATQERRSPVQQLLAQITATQGRERLADLLQAVPLGQRQLERLFRYQVGLSPKQFSRIQRVALVRQQLQQGGALLDTALSCGYSDQAHFIHDFKTVVGMTPGQYRASRIRR; from the coding sequence ATGTCCGCCCTGCATGAACGTCTACCACGCATCGATGGCTTCATGGCTCGCCCTCCGTCCCCGGTGCTAGCAGCCTATGTGCAGCATTTCTGGTGGCTGGAGGGCGGCGCCGCCACCGTGTACGACGAGCAGCTGCTGCATCCGGACGGCGCCAGCGGGGTGATTTTCAACTTCGCCGATCCGCTGGCATTCGATGGAAAGCTGCACGGCCCGCGCGCACTGATCGCCGGGCCGCAGCTTGCCAGTTCGAGGTTGCAACTGGGCGGCCAGGTAAAGCTGATGGGCGTGCGTTTTCGGCCCGGCGTGGGGGCGATTTTCCTCGGCATAGGTCTCGATGAACTGGCGGGCTTTCACGGTGCCGACTGGCCGCAGCCGGGGCTGACCACGATGGCCGATCAACTGAGCGAACTGGGCCATGCCGCGCAGCAGGCGCTGGTCGAGCGCGAGCTGTTGAGACGCTTGCAGGCGACACAGGAGCGCCGCTCGCCGGTACAGCAGCTGCTCGCGCAGATTACGGCGACCCAAGGTAGGGAGCGCCTAGCTGACCTGCTGCAAGCGGTGCCACTCGGCCAGCGCCAGCTGGAGCGCCTGTTCCGCTACCAGGTCGGCCTAAGTCCCAAGCAATTCAGCCGCATCCAACGTGTCGCTTTAGTACGCCAGCAGCTGCAACAGGGAGGCGCCCTGCTGGACACCGCCCTGTCTTGCGGATACAGCGATCAGGCGCACTTCATCCATGACTTCAAGACGGTAGTTGGGATGACGCCGGGGCAATATCGGGCGAGCAGGATAAGGCGATAA
- the rutR gene encoding HTH-type transcriptional regulator RutR — MTDQPPVPPRKRLTASKTPRLKGAARVPSASAQDRRLRMIESKRASILQAALDLFSRFGLHGTSLDQVATQADVSKTNLLYYFGNKEELYTNVLRQLLEVWLQPLQAFSVEQDPVEAISEYLRVKLELSRDHPAESRLFCMEIMQGAPLLLGELQQPLHDLVENKVAVIQAWIDAGKLAPIAPHHLIFSLWATTQHYADFRVQVEAVAGKTLDDPAFFEETLKSLQALILDGVRPR, encoded by the coding sequence GTGACAGACCAACCCCCCGTTCCCCCTCGCAAGCGTCTCACCGCCAGCAAGACACCTCGGCTCAAGGGCGCAGCTCGCGTACCGAGCGCCAGCGCCCAGGACCGTCGCCTGCGCATGATCGAAAGCAAGCGCGCCAGCATCCTCCAGGCCGCGCTCGACCTGTTCTCGCGCTTTGGCCTGCACGGCACCAGCCTCGATCAGGTGGCGACCCAGGCAGACGTCTCCAAGACCAACCTGCTGTACTACTTCGGCAACAAGGAAGAGCTGTACACCAACGTCCTGCGGCAGTTGCTGGAGGTCTGGTTACAGCCGCTGCAAGCATTCAGCGTCGAACAGGACCCAGTCGAGGCGATCAGCGAATACCTGCGGGTCAAGCTCGAACTCTCCCGCGACCATCCCGCCGAATCGCGGCTGTTCTGCATGGAGATCATGCAGGGCGCGCCGCTGTTGCTGGGGGAGTTGCAACAGCCGCTGCACGATCTGGTGGAAAACAAGGTCGCCGTCATCCAAGCCTGGATCGACGCCGGCAAGCTCGCTCCCATCGCGCCGCATCACCTGATCTTCTCGCTGTGGGCGACCACCCAGCACTACGCCGACTTCCGCGTGCAGGTCGAGGCGGTGGCTGGCAAGACGCTGGATGATCCCGCGTTCTTCGAGGAAACGCTGAAGAGCTTGCAGGCGCTGATACTCGATGGCGTCAGGCCACGCTGA
- the gloA2 gene encoding SMU1112c/YaeR family gloxylase I-like metalloprotein, whose product MLRSIHHAAIICSDYAVSKRFYTEVLGLRGVGEHYRASRQSYKLDLALPDGGQIELFSFPDAPPRPSRPEAQGLRHLAFAVDDVAACKTALEAKGIAVEPIRTDEYTGRRFTFFADPDELPLELYEREPDAWA is encoded by the coding sequence ATGCTCCGCTCGATCCACCACGCCGCAATCATCTGCTCTGACTATGCCGTCTCTAAGCGCTTCTATACCGAGGTGTTAGGCCTCAGGGGGGTCGGCGAGCATTACCGGGCGTCGCGGCAGTCCTACAAGCTCGACCTGGCGTTGCCGGATGGCGGGCAGATCGAGCTGTTCTCCTTTCCCGACGCCCCGCCTCGCCCCTCGCGCCCAGAGGCGCAAGGCTTGCGGCATCTGGCGTTTGCCGTGGATGACGTCGCTGCATGCAAGACCGCGCTGGAGGCAAAGGGCATCGCGGTTGAGCCGATTCGCACGGATGAGTACACCGGACGCCGTTTCACTTTTTTTGCCGATCCTGACGAGCTGCCGCTGGAGCTTTACGAGCGGGAGCCAGACGCCTGGGCGTGA
- a CDS encoding barstar family protein, translated as MSRVQLVEIDLRAITSAEELHSLLMDSLNFPGWYGANWDAFWDAITGLVEMPYTVRFLGWAQFSHRLPREAVLLKECLTEMQGEYPQFASEVVYA; from the coding sequence ATGTCCCGCGTACAGCTAGTAGAGATTGATCTCCGAGCTATCACTAGCGCAGAAGAACTGCACTCTTTGCTGATGGATTCGCTAAATTTTCCGGGCTGGTATGGTGCTAACTGGGACGCTTTCTGGGACGCCATAACTGGCTTGGTTGAAATGCCATACACCGTTAGGTTCTTAGGCTGGGCGCAGTTCTCACACCGCCTACCTCGTGAGGCTGTGCTACTAAAAGAATGCCTTACTGAAATGCAAGGTGAATATCCGCAGTTCGCAAGCGAGGTGGTTTATGCCTAA
- a CDS encoding isopenicillin N synthase family dioxygenase, with product MTLQYVPIIDLAPYFAGTPEGKAQVAKAVDQACRDIGFLVITNHQIPTELIERVSRLTRQFFALPLPEKRKVDRPSPEMVRGYSAIAEESLSYSMEEAAPGDLKESFSIGPSDVPLEDYYHCAEAGPHFAPNVWPTGIEGFEQAYREYFAAMSELSQSLMRIFALALALPETFFDDKIDKHISMFRSLSYPDVKDDVEPGQMRASAHTDYGSLTIVKPDNALGGLQARNRQGEWVDVPYVENGFAVNIGDLMMQWTNDQWISTLHRVVNPPADSPADNGRQSLVFFHQPNYDALIECLPGCLAAGEAPRHAPVTSGDNLLSKFVKQTTFGKGLEVA from the coding sequence ATGACTCTGCAATACGTTCCCATCATCGACCTGGCGCCGTATTTCGCCGGCACGCCGGAGGGCAAGGCCCAGGTGGCCAAGGCCGTCGATCAGGCCTGCCGCGACATTGGTTTTCTGGTCATCACTAATCACCAGATCCCCACCGAACTGATCGAGCGCGTGTCGCGGCTGACGCGGCAGTTCTTCGCCTTGCCGTTGCCGGAAAAGCGCAAGGTCGACCGGCCCAGCCCGGAAATGGTGCGCGGCTACAGCGCCATCGCCGAAGAGAGCCTGTCGTATTCGATGGAGGAGGCCGCGCCCGGCGATCTCAAGGAATCCTTTTCCATCGGCCCTAGCGATGTGCCGCTTGAGGACTATTACCACTGCGCCGAAGCCGGCCCGCATTTCGCGCCGAACGTTTGGCCCACCGGCATCGAAGGCTTCGAGCAGGCCTACCGCGAGTACTTCGCTGCCATGAGCGAGTTGTCGCAGTCGCTGATGCGCATCTTCGCGCTGGCGCTGGCGCTGCCGGAAACCTTCTTCGACGACAAGATCGACAAGCACATCAGCATGTTCCGCAGCCTCAGCTACCCGGATGTGAAGGACGACGTCGAACCGGGGCAGATGCGCGCAAGCGCCCACACCGATTACGGCAGCCTGACCATCGTCAAGCCGGACAACGCGCTGGGCGGCCTGCAAGCGCGCAACCGCCAGGGCGAATGGGTGGATGTGCCCTACGTGGAGAACGGCTTCGCCGTGAACATTGGCGACCTGATGATGCAGTGGACCAACGATCAGTGGATTTCCACCCTGCATCGCGTAGTCAATCCGCCGGCCGACAGCCCTGCCGACAACGGCCGCCAGTCACTGGTGTTCTTCCACCAGCCCAACTATGACGCGCTGATCGAGTGCCTGCCGGGTTGCCTGGCCGCGGGTGAAGCGCCGCGTCATGCGCCGGTCACGTCCGGCGACAACCTGCTCTCCAAGTTCGTCAAGCAGACCACATTCGGCAAAGGCCTGGAGGTCGCATGA
- a CDS encoding carboxymuconolactone decarboxylase family protein, whose translation MRMNYQAAAPDVTTAMIGLETYLARQSRGEDGVDKPLMELVKIRVSQINRCAYCLDMHTKDARARGETEQRIYALSAWRETPFFTGRERAALAWAEANTLLPQGVSQALFDEVREYFSEAQLTNLTLAVATINAWNRFGVSFAPVPGSYQPQ comes from the coding sequence ATGCGCATGAACTACCAAGCCGCCGCCCCCGACGTGACGACCGCAATGATTGGTCTGGAAACCTACCTGGCGCGCCAGAGCCGCGGCGAGGATGGCGTCGACAAACCGCTCATGGAACTAGTGAAGATCCGCGTATCGCAGATCAACCGGTGCGCCTACTGCCTTGATATGCACACCAAGGATGCCCGTGCCCGGGGCGAAACCGAACAGCGCATCTATGCCCTCAGCGCCTGGCGCGAAACGCCGTTCTTCACGGGTCGCGAGCGCGCTGCGCTGGCCTGGGCCGAGGCCAATACGCTGCTACCGCAGGGCGTTTCACAGGCGCTGTTCGACGAGGTACGCGAGTACTTTTCAGAGGCCCAGCTCACCAACCTGACCCTGGCCGTCGCCACCATCAACGCTTGGAACCGTTTCGGGGTGTCCTTCGCGCCAGTGCCGGGCAGTTATCAGCCGCAGTGA
- a CDS encoding ArsR/SmtB family transcription factor, with protein sequence MSIDISEALKALDNPTRLAILTLLKDPKTNFPEQEADPEQLGVCVSIIQERVGLSQSTVSNYLAALQRAQLVTSQRIGPWTYYKRNEEKVAQLLEALSKAI encoded by the coding sequence ATGAGCATAGACATCAGTGAAGCGCTGAAGGCCCTGGATAACCCCACACGCCTGGCCATCCTTACCCTGCTGAAGGACCCGAAGACCAACTTCCCCGAGCAGGAAGCCGATCCCGAACAGCTGGGTGTGTGCGTCAGCATCATCCAGGAGCGTGTGGGGTTATCGCAGTCCACCGTCTCGAATTACCTGGCGGCGCTGCAGCGCGCGCAGTTGGTGACATCGCAGCGTATCGGTCCCTGGACCTACTACAAGCGAAACGAAGAGAAGGTCGCCCAGTTGCTCGAAGCGCTCAGCAAAGCCATCTGA
- a CDS encoding alkene reductase gives MNHKALFTRGSLGSFALRNRIVLPPLTRSRSSQPGNIPNAVMATYYQQRASAGFMVTEGIQIEPRGQGYAWTPGIHSPEQVEGWKAVTQAVHDEGGVIFAQLWHVGRVSHTSLQPGGAQPVAPSAIPATNVKVFIETAPGEGALVEPSMPRALSNAEVKELVQLYAQAARNAMEAGFDGIEIHCANGYLVNQFISAHTNSRTDEYGGSLQNRLRFLREAVQAIADVIGAERVGVRFAPLFASTDEERVYLGLVEQDPHETYIEAVKILQTIGVAYVSLAEADWDTAPELPISFREAVRAAFSGTIIYAGKYTPERATAAIEAGWADLIAFGRPFIANPDLPARIAHGWPMNPLDASAMYGGTEKGYIDYPTYAH, from the coding sequence GTGAATCATAAAGCACTATTTACACGTGGCTCACTTGGCTCCTTCGCGCTACGTAACCGCATCGTGCTGCCACCGCTGACACGCTCGCGCAGTTCGCAGCCAGGCAATATTCCGAACGCCGTAATGGCGACCTACTACCAGCAACGAGCCAGTGCAGGCTTCATGGTGACGGAAGGCATCCAGATCGAGCCGAGAGGGCAGGGGTATGCCTGGACGCCCGGGATTCACAGCCCGGAGCAGGTCGAAGGCTGGAAGGCCGTTACCCAGGCGGTGCATGACGAGGGCGGCGTGATTTTCGCCCAGCTGTGGCATGTCGGCCGTGTCTCGCACACCTCGCTGCAACCCGGTGGTGCGCAACCCGTTGCGCCGTCCGCCATTCCGGCGACCAACGTCAAAGTCTTTATCGAGACGGCGCCCGGCGAGGGTGCGCTGGTCGAGCCATCAATGCCGAGGGCGCTGTCCAATGCTGAAGTCAAAGAGCTGGTGCAGCTCTATGCCCAGGCCGCGCGCAATGCGATGGAAGCAGGCTTCGATGGCATCGAAATTCACTGCGCCAATGGCTATCTGGTCAACCAGTTCATCTCCGCTCACACCAACAGCAGGACCGACGAATACGGCGGCTCGTTGCAGAACCGGCTGCGTTTTCTGCGCGAAGCGGTCCAGGCGATAGCCGACGTCATAGGTGCCGAGCGCGTGGGGGTTCGCTTTGCGCCGCTGTTTGCCAGCACGGACGAGGAGCGCGTCTACCTCGGCCTGGTGGAGCAAGACCCGCATGAGACCTACATCGAAGCGGTGAAGATTCTGCAAACCATCGGCGTCGCGTACGTATCACTGGCCGAGGCTGACTGGGACACCGCGCCCGAACTGCCCATCAGCTTCAGAGAGGCCGTTCGTGCGGCGTTCAGCGGTACGATCATCTACGCAGGCAAGTACACCCCGGAGCGGGCCACCGCGGCGATCGAAGCCGGTTGGGCGGACCTGATCGCCTTCGGCCGTCCGTTCATTGCCAACCCGGACCTGCCGGCCCGTATTGCCCATGGCTGGCCAATGAATCCGTTGGATGCCAGCGCCATGTACGGCGGCACCGAAAAGGGGTACATCGACTACCCGACGTACGCGCACTGA
- a CDS encoding VOC family protein has protein sequence MKPTFQPGRNIAMKVPAHEYQHTVAFYREMLALKELTPAGAEGEHTPRFDFGDKVLWLDCVPGISQAEIWLEVVTDDLEGAAAHLEGHDCARRDEIESLPEGFRAFWISSPANIIHLVSERAMP, from the coding sequence ATGAAACCGACATTCCAGCCCGGCCGAAACATCGCGATGAAGGTGCCCGCCCATGAGTACCAGCACACCGTCGCGTTCTACCGCGAAATGCTCGCACTGAAAGAACTCACCCCTGCTGGCGCTGAAGGCGAGCACACGCCGCGCTTCGATTTTGGCGACAAGGTGCTCTGGCTGGATTGCGTGCCGGGCATCAGCCAGGCGGAGATATGGTTGGAGGTCGTCACGGATGACCTGGAAGGTGCCGCCGCCCACCTTGAGGGACACGACTGCGCTCGGCGGGATGAAATCGAATCCCTGCCGGAAGGGTTCAGGGCTTTCTGGATCTCGAGTCCGGCCAATATCATCCATCTGGTTTCCGAACGAGCGATGCCCTGA